In Syngnathus acus chromosome 5, fSynAcu1.2, whole genome shotgun sequence, a genomic segment contains:
- the ppp1r16b gene encoding protein phosphatase 1 regulatory inhibitor subunit 16B, which translates to MANHLELIQELQQLDKVPSLERLRAAQKRRTQQLKRWAVYEKEMQNKKRKADRRGRTANGYQHVEAKRRVSFAASVALLEASARNDPDEVRYLLKNNVSPDLCNEDGLTALHQCCIDNYEEMVKILLDRGAGVNAQDNELWTPLHAAATCGHAGLVKILIAHGADLLAVNSDGNMPYDLCEDDPTLDIIETAMANRGITQEMINETRASTERRMLGDIQELVRLGDEVNRQDSQGATLMHIAAANGYMQASELLLEAGARMDLRDSDGWQPLHAAACWGQMHVAELLVSHGASLNAKTFLDETPIDLCEDEEFRAILLDLKHKHDIIMKSQLKHKTSLCRRTSSAGSRGKVVRRASLSDRHNLCRKEYETEAIVWRGGREEEEKEDKEKDPDPEIFQVLHVKPAEATESSDQTKRPTILKDGSSKHNGLISTTACVPAQPPANGKSATDKSTVATGQDETLSRERPQTLSELKKQRAAAKLLNHPLFNGHLVNGSSDSFSDAKSISDDPRMPLVSSNGSAVFYTPASGDPPLLRFRQPVDEEEPKSRTCCCVS; encoded by the exons ATGGccaaccacctggagctgatcCAGGAGCTGCAGCAGCTGGACAAGGTCCCCAGTCTGGAGAGGCTGCGGGCAGCCCAGAAGCGGCGCACTCAGCAGCTCAAACGCTGGGCCGTGTATGAGAAGgagatgcaaaacaaaaagcgcaAGGCGGACAGGAGGGGACGCACCGCCAACGGCTACCAGCACGTCGAGGCCAAGAGGAGAGTGTCGTTCGCAGCCAGCGTGGCGCTCCTGGAAGCGTCAGCCAGGAACGACCCGGATGAAG TGCGCTACCTGCTGAAGAACAACGTGAGCCCAGACCTCTGCAACGAAGACGGCCTCACAGCACTTCATCAG TGCTGCATAGACAACTACGAGGAGATGGTAAAAATCCTACTGGACCGTGGCGCCGGCGTCAACGCCCAGGACAATGAGCTGTGGACGCCGCTGCATGCCGCCGCTACCTGTGGCCACGCAGGCCTGGTCAAGATACTCATTGCACA TGGTGCCGATCTGCTGGCAGTCAACTCTGACGGGAACATGCCCTACGACCTTTGTGAAGATGACCCAACACTGGACATTATTGAGACGGCCATGGCCAACCGAG GCATCACCCAGGAGATGATCAACGAGACCCGGGCGTCTACAGAACGGAGGATGCTGGGAGATATCCAGGAACTAGTCAGGCTCGGCGACGAAGTCAACCGGCAAGACTCGCAGGGAGCCACACTG ATGCACATCGCAGCCGCCAACGGCTACATGCAGGCCTCCGAGCTGCTGCTGGAAGCCGGAGCTCGAATGGACTTGAGAGACTCGGACGGATGGCAGCCGCTCCACGCCGCCGCGTGCTGGGGTCAG ATGCACGTGGCTGAGCTGCTGGTGTCACACGGAGCCAGTCTCAACGCCAAGACCTTCCTCGACGAGACCCCGATCG ACTTGTGCGAGGATGAGGAGTTCAGAGCCATTCTGCTGGACCTGAAGCACaagcatgacatcatcatgaagtCTCAGCTCAAACACAAGACTTCGCTGTGCCGACGGACATCCAGCGCCGGCAGTCGTGG GAAGGTGGTGAGGCGAGCCAGTTTGTCCGACAGGCACAACCTGTGCCGAAAGGAGTACGAGACGGAGGCCATTGTGTGGAGGGGAggcagggaggaggaggagaaggaggacaaAGAGAAGGATCCTGACCCGGAGATCTTCCAGGTGCTTCAT GTGAAGCCCGCTGAGGCAACCGAGTCGTCCGATCAGACCAAGCGACCTACCATCCTCAAAGATGGCAGCAGCAAGCACAACGGCCTCATCTCTACAACTGCGTGCGTACCCGCCCAGCCACCAGCCAACGGCAAGTCAGCGACGGACAAGAGCACGGTCGCTACCGGCCAGGATGAAACGTTATCTCGCGAAAGACCTCAAACTCTGTCGGAGCTGAAGAAGCAGCGAGCGGCGGCTAAGCTGTTGAACCACCCCCTATTTAACGGTCACCTAGTTAACGGTTCCTCGGACTCCTTCAGCGATGCCAAATCCATCTCGGATGACCCCCGCATGCCACTGGTGTCGTCTAACGGCAGCGCCGTATTCTACACG